In Vibrio chagasii, the sequence ATGAAGATTTCATCTGGCTGTAGGTCTGCTGCACGAAGCTGGTCTGTCGCATCTTCAATCACAGATGCGTAGTCATCACGTCCACCGCGAATCGCACTGCTGATCCAACGCATAGTGCGTGCTAGAACAGGTGCACGTTGGCGCTCATCAATAGTGAGATTGCTATTGCGAGAGCTCATCGCTAAACCGTCCATTTCACGAACCGTCGCAACGCCTACAATTTCAATGTCTAACGCTAAGTCAGTTGTCATTTGGCGAATTACAGCAAGTTGCTGGAAGTCTTTCTCGCCGAAGCATGCAAAATCTGGCTGAACGATGTTAAACAGCTTAGTGACAATCGTCGCAACGCCACGGAAGTGACCCGGACGAGACGCACCTTCCAACATGTGAGATAACCCTGGTACTTCAACAAACGTCTGTTTGTCTAGACCATCTGGGTACATCACTTCAGGCGTTGGGGTAAATACCAGTTCAACGCCTTCGCCAGTTAGTTTGCTTAAATCAGCCTCTAATGTGCGAGGGTAGTTGTTCAGGTCATCAGCACGATCAAACTGCATCGGGTTAACAAAGATGCTTACCACGACGATGTCTGCTAGTTCACGAGCCTTCTTTACCAGAGTAAGGTGGCCTTCATGCAGGTTTCCCATAGTCGGTACAAAAGCAACCGTACGTCCATCACGCTTAAACTGTTTAATCTGCTCACGAAGAGCCGCTATTTCAGCAAAAGTTTGCATACTTACTCCTAAGCGATTGTATGAGCATCATCAGGGAAGCGTGCGCTCTCTACTTCTTCTTTGTATAGAGCTACTGCTTTGCGCATGTCACCTGTTTCTGCTAGGAAGTTCTTAGAGAACTTCGGCATGTAGTTCGCAGAAATACCGAACATGTCATGCATAACCAGGATCTGACCGTCGGTAACATTACCTGCACCAATACCAATAACTGGCACGTGACAAGCTTCTGTAATTCGTTTTGCCAATGAAGCTGGTACACATTCAAGTAGAACGATTTGAGCACCTGCGTTTTGTAGCGCTAGTGCGTCAGCAACCATTTTATCAGCTTGGTCGTCATCGCGGCCTTGAATCTTGTAACCACCAAAGATGTTCACAGATTGTGGCGTTAAGCCTAAGTGTGCACATACTGGTACTGCGCGTTCTGTTAGCATCTTCACAGTATCAACCAACCAGCTTCCGCCTTCGATTTTTACCATGTTCGCGCCAGCACGCATCAAGGTAGCTGCGCTCTCACAAGCTTGCTCTGGAGTCGCGTAGCTCATGAAAGGCATATCAGCCATAAGAAGACAGTTAGGGCTACCAGCACGCACAGAGCGAGTGTGGTAAGCAATGTCTTCAACGCTTACTGGCAATGTGTCGTTATGGCCTTGTAGAACCATACCTAGTGAATCACCGACAAGCAGAACAGGCATCTCTTGGCTTTCGAATAGCTGAGCAAAGCTCGCATCGTAAGCTGTTGACGTCGCGAATTTACGGCCTTCACGTTTACACTTGATCAGGTCGTTAATGGTTACTTTTTTCATTGGTTTTCCTTAATGCGCTTGGCTATTGCTGCCAAACATTGAGCCCGTTTTTATCTACAGTTTTCAGTAGTTCTGTCAGCTCAGTCCCATCAGGGAGTTGTAAACTTGGTGCGATTTCAGCAAGCGGGTAGAGTACAAACTCTCGTTCTTTCATTCCGTAATGAGGAACGGTTAAGCGCTCTGAATCGATCACCTCATTGCCGTACAACACGATGTCGAGATCCAAGGTTCTTGGTCCCCAACGTTCGTCTTTACGGACACGCCCTTGCTCTAACTCGATTTTTTGAGTGCAATCAAGCAGTTCAATAGGCGTTAATTCGGTTTTGATAGCGACTACCGCATTGATGTAGTCCGGTTGATTTTGCGGCCCCATTGGAGTGCTACTATATAGCTGAGAGGTCGCAATAAACGTTGATCGCGGTAGGCTTTTTAGCGTTTCGATAGCCAAATTTGCTTGGCTAACTGGGTCGGCAAGGTTGCTGCCGACCGCAATATAAGCAGTTATCATTCGGCTTGCTTACTCTTTTTGTTTCGGTAAGTCTTACGGCGACGATGACCTGACTTTGATGGCGCTGCTACATCGTTAGCCATTGCTTGACGCATATTGCGACCAGCTGTCTGGTAACGCTCCCACCATTTCGCTAATTCTTTTGTCTCGCCACCTTCAATCTCGCCACGCATCTCTAAGAAATCGTAGCCAGCACGGAACTTGTTGAGCTCCATTAGGCGAACGGCACGTTTACCGTTGCGGCGAGGTAGTCGCAGTTGCAGTTGCCAAACTTCGCGAATGGTTGCTGTGTGGCGACGAGGGATAGCAATAGATTTTACTTGCTGGTCAAGAATGATGTTACTCGCTTCCATGATCGCGTCGTAGTGCGCCATACCTTGCTCGGCAACAAGCTTGTCTGCCAGCTTGTTCATTGGATACCAAAGAATCGCGGCGAACATGAATGCAGGGTTTACTCGTTTACCATCTTCGATACGAAGGTCGGTAGAGTCGAGCACCAAATCAAGCATTTGCTCAGTCGGTGAGTCGTAATCTTCAGTGAAGTATTCTGCTACCGCAGGGAACATCTGCTGGAATAGGTTATATTCACGCATCAGGTGGTAGGTTTCTAGACCATAGCCTGATTGAAGTAGTTTTAGAGATTCTTCGTAAAGACGTGCTGCTGGAATGTCTTTTAGAAGGTGCGCCAGGCCTTCAATTGGGTCGGCGGTGTCTTCTTCTATATCGAAATCCAGCTTCGCCGAGAAACGCATTGCACGCAGCATGCGTACAGGGTCTTCACGGTAGCGTGTTTCTGGATCGCCAATTAGACGGATTAGCTTGTCTTCTAAATCTTCTACACCACTTGCGTAATCGTGGATGCTGTAGTCTGCAATGTTGTAGTACATCGCATTGATCGTGAAATCGCGACGCTCGGCATCTTCATCAACACTGCCGTACACGTTGTCGCGTAATAGCATGCCTTCTTTCGATTGTGCAGATACGTTTTTAGATGACTCTTGATGGTGACCTCGGAAAGTTGCCACCTCAATGATGTCACGACCAAACATGATGTGTGCCAAGCGGAAACGACGGCCGATTAAGCGGCAGTTTCTGAAAAGGTTCTTGATCTGCTCTGGCGTAGCGTTGGTCGCAATATCGAAATCTTTTGGTTGAGAGCCAAGTAAGATATCACGGACACCACCACCGACTAAAAATGCGTCAAAACCCGCACCATTCAGGCGATATAGTACTTTTAGTGCGTTATCGCTGATCTGCTTACGTGAAATATTGTGCTCTTGGCGAGTATAAATATTCAGTGCTAGTTCGTGGAATCCGCGTTGTTCGCTTGGGGTATTGTCGTTTGTATTCATTAGTTTAGAACAAAGTAGGTATCGCCAACTTTGTTTTTCTCTTAGTCCAAAGTGGTAGTGCAGAGTTTAATTGCGGCTAATAATAGCTTAGCGCGAGCCATTTGAGAACATCGTCTGCTTAACCACAGTGGTTGGTTATGGCATTTTTGTGTGTCGTTTGTACTATTTGCCGTTAGTTTTGAGCTAATTGCAGTGTTGTTTTTGTAAACTATCAGGTAATTGATCAACGTTCCATTGCTGGCAGCCCCATGTCAAAATCTCATCGATTGACGCTTCACAAACGGCCTTAGGAACCTCAAAACCCAAAAACTTCATGGCATTGAGCAGTGTTGGTTTAGGGTTATCGAGATCAATAGCGGTAGCGTGGTTCTGCTTTGATAGTTTATTGCCAGATGCGTCGGTCGCTAACGGCAAGTGCAAATAGCTCACTGTGTTTTGTTTCAGTGTCTTATAAAGACTGATTTGGCGGCCCGTAGGTTCGATGAGATCAGCTCCTCTCACCACTTCAGTTACGCCTTGCTCGATATCATCAAGGACAACCGCTAAGTTATAAGCAAACAAGCCATCGCGGCGTTTGATGATGAAATCCTCTTCAGCCAATGCTTTAGGGATTTGAATGGTGCCGTGGCGAACATCGTCGAATGACTCGATTGGGAAATCCATACATAAACGCACGGCTTGCTCGCCCGTATCAATTAATCCAGCCTGTCGACAATGGCCATTATAGAAGCCACCCAAGGCTTTTATCTGTTTGCGCGTGCATTGGCAGTAGTAGGCCTGGTTGTCAGCCACCCATTGATCAATTTGCGCTTGGTACAGGTCGTGACGTTGGCTCTGATAAACGACTTTGCCATCCCAAAATAGGTGGTAAGCCTCAAGCGTCTTAAGAATCAGATCTGCAGCGCCAGCCATCTCTCTTGGCGGATCCAGGTCTTCCATGCGGACTAACCATTGTCCCTGATGAGACTTTGCTTGGAAGTAGCTGCCAAGAGCGGCAACCAGTGAGCCAAAATGAAGAGGACCTGACGGTGATGGTGCAAAGCGCCCGATATAATTCATATGTGAACAACCTAATCCAGAGGGTACCGCAGTAGCCGATTCTTAAGACGTTTAATGTGTTTGTTGCATGCAGTGAGTTCTGTTGCTGCTTAGCTCTCGTTTTAACACTGCTTATTACTATCTAAGGTATCTCGCTTAGTCAGCAAACAAAAAAGGGAGCCAAAGCTCCCTTTCTTTACATCCGCAAGTATTAACCTTGCATTTGTTTCTCTTTGATCTCTGCAAGTGTTTTACAGTCAATACAAAGGTCAGCAGTTGGACGAGCTTCAAGGCGACGAATGCCAATCTCGATACCGCAAGAATCACAGAAGCCGAAATCATCTTCTTCGATCTTGTCTAGTGTCTTCTCAATTTTCTTGATTAGACGACGCTCACGGTCACGGTTACGTAGCTCTAGGCTGAATTCTTCTTCTTGAGAAGCACGGTCAACTGGGTCTGGGAAATTCGCTGCTTCGTCCTGCATGTGGTGCACAGTACGATCAACTTCTTCCCTGAGCTGGTTGCGCCAAGCTGCTAAAATTTTTGTAAAATGTTCCGTTTGCTCAGGTGACATGTATTCTTCACCTGGCTTTTCTTGGTACGGTTCAACACCTGCGATGGCTAGGATGCCTAGCGCTTTTTTCTTAGATTCTGGCATACAGCATCTCCTATTTACACCTAGTCAACTGCAAAGCAGCTAATTTTAAGGCGGGTATCTATAGCAGAAAGAACGAATGGTGGCAAATACTCTTATTCAAACTTGCAATCAATGTGATTTGTTCAACATCTTTGTTCAGTTATTGATAAATTCAACAGATTGTTTTAGTTGTATTTGAGTACTGCTGAGCTCTGCTTTGTAGCAAAGCACTTCAACTCCAGCGTCTTGTGCTTGTTTTAGTAATAACGAATATTTGGCGTCTATATGGTGTGCCGCAGACACTTTTTCAATACCTGAATGTAAAACAGTGAATAAAAGTACGGCTCTATTTCCAGATTCGACCATTTCTGTGAGTTCACGCAGATGTTTTTGGCCTCTGGTTGTCACCGCATCAGGGAAAAAACCTTGCCCTTCAGTTGAGGTCTCTTGTTCATCGAGTAAGGTGACGCTTTTTACTTCGATATAGCAAGGCGGTTTTTCGTTATCTTCAAGCAGAATGTCAATTCGACTATTCTCGCTACCATACTTCACTTCGGTTCGTAACGCGTTATAACCTAAGAGTTCAACTATAGTCCTATTTTCAATTGCTTCCACTGCTAGCTGGTTTGCTCGCGCAGTATTTACACAAATCCGGTGACCTTTGTCCGTTTCTGAGATCTCCCAGCTGTTTGGGTACTTTCTTTTTGCATTATCGGAGGTTGAATACCACACCGTGTTACCCGGAGTCGCGCATCCTGTCATCGCTCCAGTATTGGCACAGTGAATAGTACGCTCGCTGCCGTCGGGAAGTTTTATATCAGTGAGGAAACGTTTGTAGCGTTTGATAAGAGTCGCTGACTCTAATGGCGGATTGAACTGCATATTACTTATTTAGACGGGTAGGTTTTTATGTACAATGTTGCCAACATTACACCACAAGGTTCTCCCATTGCCACAACTGCCCATAGAAGCTGTGATGCCAGATCTGCTCGCTGGCGTAGAAACACATACTCAACTTATTCTTAAAGCGGCTCCCGGTGCGGGTAAGTCAACGTTCTTCCCTTTACAGCTGGTTAAGACCAATGCCGTTCAAGGCAAAATCATCATGCTTGAACCTAGGCGATTGGCGGCAAGAAACATCGCGACATATTTAGCTAGCCAGTTAGGTGAAAAGGTCGGGGAGAGCATTGGTTTTAGAGTTCGTGGTGAATCTAAAACCAGCAGTGCAACTCGCTTAGAGATCGTTACCGAAGGGATCATGACCAGAATGATCCAAACCGACCCAGAACTGACCGGGGTCGATATGGTGATCTTCGATGAATTCCATGAGCGCAGTATTCATGCGGATACGGCATTGGCGTTTAGCTTGGAGATCCAAGAAGCGCTACGTGATGATCTGAAAGTGATAGTGATGTCGGCCACCTTAGATCAGCAAGCTCTGCAATCCTTGCTGCCAGAGGCTAAGTATGTTGAGTCGCAAGGTCGCACCTTTCCGGTTGAATTCCGTTACCAGCCTTTGGGTACTAATGATTACTTGGCGCCTAAAATGGCTAACGTGATTCGTTCTCTGATGGAGAAGGAGTCGGGCTCACTATTGGCGTTCCTACCTGGAGTATCTGCAATAAAGCAGGTGGAAACTCAACTAGAGAACTTAGCGACTGATATCGATGTGTGCCCTTTATACGGGCAGCTTAACTTTTCTCAGCAACAGAAAGCGATTGCACCATCGGAGAAAGGACGCCGCAAAGTGGTATTGGCCACCAATATCGCGGAAACTTCTTTGACTATCGAAGGCATTCGACTAGTTGTCGATTCAGGGCTTGAAAGAGTCGCTAAGTTTGATTTGAAAACCGGTATCACTAAGCTTGAGCAAGTCAAGATCTCACAGTCTTCCGCTGAGCAGCGTGCGGGTCGTGCTGGACGAATGGAGGAAGGGCTGTGTGTTCGTTTGTACAGCGAAACGCAGTTAATGCAGCAACCTGCTGTACCTGAACCTGAAATTCTCCATTCAGACCTCTCCTCGCTGGTGGCAGAGTTGACCCAATGGGGCGCGGCAAATGCGGATGAACTGCAATGGCTCGATGTTCCACCACGAGCCTCTATTGAGCAAGCTAAGCAATTGCTGCAAAACCTTGATTTATTAGACACTCATGGTCAATTTACTCCGCTAGGTAAGCAAGCTCAGCGATTAGGTCTTGAGCCGCGAATTGCAAGCATGCTGATTAAAGCGCAGCAGGGCAGTCAGGCCTTGTTGAATGTTGCTATTGTTGCTGCCGCTTTATTGGAAGAACCAGAGCGCAATGTCACGGATATTCAGCATTCACTCCATAGGCTAAAACAAAGAAAGCACTCGAAAAATAGCGTTGTGACTCAGCGAGCGAAAAATCTCGCTAGCAAACTGAATCATCACTTAGATTTGTCACAACTTGACGAATCATTGCTACCATTGGTGCTTTGTTTTGCATTCCCAGATCGAATAGCTCAAGCGAGAAGTGCCAACAGCAATGCTTTTCTGCTAGCTAACGGCCATGGTGCAGAGGTGCGCGATGATGATCCGTTGGCGAACAATGTGTATATCGTGGTGATTGATTTGATGCGTAGCACTGGGCGTGCTAGTCAGATTTTCTTAGCGACGCCCGTTGATATTGCACAGTTAGAAGAAGCATTCCCTAAGCTTTTTGTTAGTTCAGATTATGCTGACTGGGACGAAAAACGAGGCCGCTTAGTCGCAGAGCAAAGAGTTACTTTGGGTAAACTGGTTATCAGTACCAAGGCTTTACCTGAGCCTGATGCAAGTCAGATTAGTCAAGCGCTGTCGAATTACATCGCTCGATGTGGACTGGACCGTTTACATTGGACGCTATCGGCGAAGCAACTTGTTGAACGCGTGCGCTGCGCTCAACTTTGGATGCCGGAGCATGATTGGCCAGAAATGGACGACGCGAGCCTAGTTGAACATCTTGATGCTTGGTTGTTGCCGTATTTGAATGGCGTTAAATCTGCGAAAGGGCTGGCGAACGTTTCGATTGAGCAGGCACTGTCGGCGTATCTCGGTTGGCCTCTAAATCAAGAGATTGACCAGTGGCTGCCAACCCATTACGTGATGCCTACGGGCAGTAAAAAGGCGATCCGATACCAGTATCAATCTGAACCCGTGATCTCGGTTCGAATGCAAGAGGTCTTTGGTGAGCAAGACTCACCATTGATAGCCCAAGGGCGTAAAAAGGTTGTGCTTGAATTACTTTCTCCTGCACAGCGTCCATTACAAATTACTCAGGATTTAGCTGGCTTTTGGGCTGGCGCGTACAAAGAAGTGCAAAAAGAGATGAAAGGCCGTTACCCAAAACATCCTTGGCCCGATGACCCTGCTAACCATGTTGCAACCACTAAAACCAAACGACAGTTGAACCGATGATGACCAAAATGTTAACGCCAAAAAAGGCACCACCTAAAAAAGCGCCAGCAAAGAAGTCACCAGCGACCAAAGCGAAACCAAGAAAGCCAAGAGCGGCCGCTAAGAAAGGCAAGTCGAAAGCGAAAAAGACGGGCAACAGAGGTTGGTTAAAGATCCTATGGGGCATCGCGTGGAAGGCTGGCTTAGCACTGGCTGCCTTACTGTTGTTTGTCGGTATCTACCTAGACTCTGTAGTGAAGCAGCGCTTTGAGGGCCAGTTATTTGATTTACCAACGGTCGTTTATGCGCGTGTGTTGGATTTATCTCCTGGTACTCAGGTTAGCCTTGTTCAGGTGAAGAATGAACTGGATGTGCTGAATTACCGTAAGGTGAGCTCTCCTCGTCATCCTGGTGAGTACTCCTCTTCATCAACTAAAATTGAGGTGATTCGCCGTCCGTTCGAGTTTGTCGATGGGCCGGAAGCCGATCGTCACGTGATGCTGCACTTCAATGGTAACGAGTTAACTCGTATTCAGTCGCTAGAGAAGAAAGGCGACATGGGGTATTTGCGTGTTGAACCTAAGATGTTGGGTATGCTTGAGAAAAGCAATGATGAGCAACGTCTATTCCTCAAACGTAACCAATTCCCTGAAGTGATGGTCGATGCCTTGCTCGCAACGGAAGATAGAAACTTCTACCAGCACGATGGGGTTTCACTTTTGGCGATTGCTCGTGCAATGGTGGTGAACGTCAAGGCCGGGCGTACTGTACAAGGTGGTAGTACACTGACACAGCAGCTCGCGAAAAACCTGTTCTTATCTAGTGAACGTACGCTTTGGCGTAAGATTCGTGAGGCCTATATCGCGCTTATCTTGGATCATCGTTACAGCAAAGACCGCATTCTAGAAGCTTATCTAAACGAGGTTTACCTTGGCCAAAATGGCGGTGAAGCGATTCACGGTTTTGGTTTGGCTTCGCGTTTGTATTTCGGCCAACCGATTCAAGAATTGCGTATTGACCAGTTAGCCTTGCTGGTGGGTATGGTGAAAGGGCCATCGTATTACAACCCAGTTCGCTACCCAGAGCGCGCTAAAACTCGACGCGATCTGGTTCTGCGCTTGTTGATGCAACAAGATATTTTGACCCCAAGACAATATGAAGAAGCAGCAAGCCGTGATTTGGACATTCAAGACAATCCGCGCATTGCCAGCCGTCAGCCTGCGTATTTCCAACAGGTCAACATCGAACTGAAAAAGTACGTTGGTGATAGGTTCCAAGCGAAGAAAGGGATACGCGTTTTCACTTCTTTGGACCCGGTTTCCCAAGACAAGCTTGAGAAGTCGATTGCTCGCAAGGTACCTGAATTATCGAAAACGGCTGGTGACAAATTAGAGGCTGCAGCGATCGCGGTAGATCGAAACACCGGTGAAATCCGAGCAATGGTTGGTGGTAAGCGTACTGGTTACGACGGCTTTAACCGTGCATTGAATGCAAGTCGCCCTATCGGTTCTTTGGTGAAACCGGCGGTTTATTTAACCGCACTTGAGCAGCCTGAAAAGTACACATTGGCAACGACCTTGATGGATACGCCACTTAGCTTGAAAGGCAGTAAGGGCAGTGTATGGAGTCCGAGAAACTTCGACCGTAAGTTCCGCGGCGAAGTGCCTTTATACGTGGCATTGTCTAAGTCCTATAACGTACCAACGGTACGTCTAGGGATGCAGTTAGGGATTGATAAGGTTTCCGATACTATAGGTAAATTGGGTGTCGATAAAAATGAGATTCGCCCAGTGCCATCGATGTTTTTGGGGGCGTTCTCTCTAACACCGTTCCAAGTGTCTCAGATGTTCCAGACCATCACCAACTCAGGTCGTATTGCACCTTTGTCTGCGCTTCGTTCTGTGGTTGATAGTGACGGTGAGGTTTTATACCAATCTATCCCTCGCGTATCGCAGCGCGTTGATCAGCAAGCTGCTTGGTTAACCACTTACGCAATGAAACGCGGTGTATCTGAAGGTACAGGTCGATTCCTTCAGAACCAGTTTGCATGGGCTGGACTAGCCGGTAAAACAGGTACCAGTAATGACAGCCGCGACAGTTGGTTTGTAGGTGTTGATGGGCGCGAAGTAACAACCATCTGGCTTGGGCGTGATGATAATAAACCAACTAAGCTTACTGGTTCTAGTGGTGCATTGCGTGTCTACGCTGATTACTTGAAGCAGAGAACGCCTGAACAGCTACTATTGCCATGGCCAACCGGAATCGCCACTGCGAGTTTCACTCGCACCTCTGACGGTGCGTTGGAGTTTGACTGTGATGGCACAGTTAAATTGCCGGTTTGGGATGAAAATGGAAACATTAAAAAGGGCTGTGAAAGTCAACCAAAACAGTGGCTAAAGAAGCTTTTTCAATGGTAAAGTCATAACAGAAACAATGACAAGGATAGTTTGAATAATGATTTCTCGTTGGTTAGTGAGCGGCTTAGGTATGGTCGGTACTGTGATCAGTTTTCAACTGTTCGCAGCGACTGCGGCACAGGTTGATTCATCAGAGCATGTGGAACTAGAACAAGCTCATAAGAGGCCAACTGTCGCTCTTGTACTCGCAGGTGGCGGCGCAAAAGGTGCCGCTCATATTGGCGTACTTAAAGCGCTCGAAGAGATGCAAATCCCGGTTGATTACATTACCGGTACCAGTATGGGTTCATACGTTGGTGGTCTTTATGCGACAGGGATGAGCGCAGACGAGATTGAAAGCTTTATCTATACGGTGGATTGGAATCGCGGTTACCGTGATCGTGTAAACCGTAGCGATCGTCGTGTA encodes:
- the hrpB gene encoding ATP-dependent helicase HrpB, whose product is MPDLLAGVETHTQLILKAAPGAGKSTFFPLQLVKTNAVQGKIIMLEPRRLAARNIATYLASQLGEKVGESIGFRVRGESKTSSATRLEIVTEGIMTRMIQTDPELTGVDMVIFDEFHERSIHADTALAFSLEIQEALRDDLKVIVMSATLDQQALQSLLPEAKYVESQGRTFPVEFRYQPLGTNDYLAPKMANVIRSLMEKESGSLLAFLPGVSAIKQVETQLENLATDIDVCPLYGQLNFSQQQKAIAPSEKGRRKVVLATNIAETSLTIEGIRLVVDSGLERVAKFDLKTGITKLEQVKISQSSAEQRAGRAGRMEEGLCVRLYSETQLMQQPAVPEPEILHSDLSSLVAELTQWGAANADELQWLDVPPRASIEQAKQLLQNLDLLDTHGQFTPLGKQAQRLGLEPRIASMLIKAQQGSQALLNVAIVAAALLEEPERNVTDIQHSLHRLKQRKHSKNSVVTQRAKNLASKLNHHLDLSQLDESLLPLVLCFAFPDRIAQARSANSNAFLLANGHGAEVRDDDPLANNVYIVVIDLMRSTGRASQIFLATPVDIAQLEEAFPKLFVSSDYADWDEKRGRLVAEQRVTLGKLVISTKALPEPDASQISQALSNYIARCGLDRLHWTLSAKQLVERVRCAQLWMPEHDWPEMDDASLVEHLDAWLLPYLNGVKSAKGLANVSIEQALSAYLGWPLNQEIDQWLPTHYVMPTGSKKAIRYQYQSEPVISVRMQEVFGEQDSPLIAQGRKKVVLELLSPAQRPLQITQDLAGFWAGAYKEVQKEMKGRYPKHPWPDDPANHVATTKTKRQLNR
- the panC gene encoding pantoate--beta-alanine ligase is translated as MQTFAEIAALREQIKQFKRDGRTVAFVPTMGNLHEGHLTLVKKARELADIVVVSIFVNPMQFDRADDLNNYPRTLEADLSKLTGEGVELVFTPTPEVMYPDGLDKQTFVEVPGLSHMLEGASRPGHFRGVATIVTKLFNIVQPDFACFGEKDFQQLAVIRQMTTDLALDIEIVGVATVREMDGLAMSSRNSNLTIDERQRAPVLARTMRWISSAIRGGRDDYASVIEDATDQLRAADLQPDEIFICDAKTLQAITSESTQAVILMSAFLGKTRLIDNQVLDLVTETKEEVKEETAE
- the folK gene encoding 2-amino-4-hydroxy-6-hydroxymethyldihydropteridine diphosphokinase: MITAYIAVGSNLADPVSQANLAIETLKSLPRSTFIATSQLYSSTPMGPQNQPDYINAVVAIKTELTPIELLDCTQKIELEQGRVRKDERWGPRTLDLDIVLYGNEVIDSERLTVPHYGMKEREFVLYPLAEIAPSLQLPDGTELTELLKTVDKNGLNVWQQ
- the dksA gene encoding RNA polymerase-binding protein DksA; this encodes MPESKKKALGILAIAGVEPYQEKPGEEYMSPEQTEHFTKILAAWRNQLREEVDRTVHHMQDEAANFPDPVDRASQEEEFSLELRNRDRERRLIKKIEKTLDKIEEDDFGFCDSCGIEIGIRRLEARPTADLCIDCKTLAEIKEKQMQG
- the panB gene encoding 3-methyl-2-oxobutanoate hydroxymethyltransferase, with the translated sequence MKKVTINDLIKCKREGRKFATSTAYDASFAQLFESQEMPVLLVGDSLGMVLQGHNDTLPVSVEDIAYHTRSVRAGSPNCLLMADMPFMSYATPEQACESAATLMRAGANMVKIEGGSWLVDTVKMLTERAVPVCAHLGLTPQSVNIFGGYKIQGRDDDQADKMVADALALQNAGAQIVLLECVPASLAKRITEACHVPVIGIGAGNVTDGQILVMHDMFGISANYMPKFSKNFLAETGDMRKAVALYKEEVESARFPDDAHTIA
- the pcnB gene encoding polynucleotide adenylyltransferase PcnB encodes the protein MNTNDNTPSEQRGFHELALNIYTRQEHNISRKQISDNALKVLYRLNGAGFDAFLVGGGVRDILLGSQPKDFDIATNATPEQIKNLFRNCRLIGRRFRLAHIMFGRDIIEVATFRGHHQESSKNVSAQSKEGMLLRDNVYGSVDEDAERRDFTINAMYYNIADYSIHDYASGVEDLEDKLIRLIGDPETRYREDPVRMLRAMRFSAKLDFDIEEDTADPIEGLAHLLKDIPAARLYEESLKLLQSGYGLETYHLMREYNLFQQMFPAVAEYFTEDYDSPTEQMLDLVLDSTDLRIEDGKRVNPAFMFAAILWYPMNKLADKLVAEQGMAHYDAIMEASNIILDQQVKSIAIPRRHTATIREVWQLQLRLPRRNGKRAVRLMELNKFRAGYDFLEMRGEIEGGETKELAKWWERYQTAGRNMRQAMANDVAAPSKSGHRRRKTYRNKKSKQAE
- the gluQRS gene encoding tRNA glutamyl-Q(34) synthetase GluQRS, with the translated sequence MNYIGRFAPSPSGPLHFGSLVAALGSYFQAKSHQGQWLVRMEDLDPPREMAGAADLILKTLEAYHLFWDGKVVYQSQRHDLYQAQIDQWVADNQAYYCQCTRKQIKALGGFYNGHCRQAGLIDTGEQAVRLCMDFPIESFDDVRHGTIQIPKALAEEDFIIKRRDGLFAYNLAVVLDDIEQGVTEVVRGADLIEPTGRQISLYKTLKQNTVSYLHLPLATDASGNKLSKQNHATAIDLDNPKPTLLNAMKFLGFEVPKAVCEASIDEILTWGCQQWNVDQLPDSLQKQHCN
- the mrcB gene encoding penicillin-binding protein 1B, whose translation is MMTKMLTPKKAPPKKAPAKKSPATKAKPRKPRAAAKKGKSKAKKTGNRGWLKILWGIAWKAGLALAALLLFVGIYLDSVVKQRFEGQLFDLPTVVYARVLDLSPGTQVSLVQVKNELDVLNYRKVSSPRHPGEYSSSSTKIEVIRRPFEFVDGPEADRHVMLHFNGNELTRIQSLEKKGDMGYLRVEPKMLGMLEKSNDEQRLFLKRNQFPEVMVDALLATEDRNFYQHDGVSLLAIARAMVVNVKAGRTVQGGSTLTQQLAKNLFLSSERTLWRKIREAYIALILDHRYSKDRILEAYLNEVYLGQNGGEAIHGFGLASRLYFGQPIQELRIDQLALLVGMVKGPSYYNPVRYPERAKTRRDLVLRLLMQQDILTPRQYEEAASRDLDIQDNPRIASRQPAYFQQVNIELKKYVGDRFQAKKGIRVFTSLDPVSQDKLEKSIARKVPELSKTAGDKLEAAAIAVDRNTGEIRAMVGGKRTGYDGFNRALNASRPIGSLVKPAVYLTALEQPEKYTLATTLMDTPLSLKGSKGSVWSPRNFDRKFRGEVPLYVALSKSYNVPTVRLGMQLGIDKVSDTIGKLGVDKNEIRPVPSMFLGAFSLTPFQVSQMFQTITNSGRIAPLSALRSVVDSDGEVLYQSIPRVSQRVDQQAAWLTTYAMKRGVSEGTGRFLQNQFAWAGLAGKTGTSNDSRDSWFVGVDGREVTTIWLGRDDNKPTKLTGSSGALRVYADYLKQRTPEQLLLPWPTGIATASFTRTSDGALEFDCDGTVKLPVWDENGNIKKGCESQPKQWLKKLFQW
- the sfsA gene encoding DNA/RNA nuclease SfsA; translated protein: MQFNPPLESATLIKRYKRFLTDIKLPDGSERTIHCANTGAMTGCATPGNTVWYSTSDNAKRKYPNSWEISETDKGHRICVNTARANQLAVEAIENRTIVELLGYNALRTEVKYGSENSRIDILLEDNEKPPCYIEVKSVTLLDEQETSTEGQGFFPDAVTTRGQKHLRELTEMVESGNRAVLLFTVLHSGIEKVSAAHHIDAKYSLLLKQAQDAGVEVLCYKAELSSTQIQLKQSVEFINN